The Pleurodeles waltl isolate 20211129_DDA chromosome 7, aPleWal1.hap1.20221129, whole genome shotgun sequence genome includes a region encoding these proteins:
- the LOC138246165 gene encoding zinc finger protein 1 homolog translates to MEGYISSQVSVTFSDVAAYFSEKEWRLLGDWQKELYRRVMREIHTALISLGYTILNSDTLLRVKEEDQEQRNVEHKDSAKTGMSTGCRVTPDILCRVRHLPDSPFMSQHIYRESASVTKTITCALPSETAPKNQGHQTLVDSLNTRHMLLKKIKEYSSQGSEKGSFLENQNRAQKVEPRRIGLKPAISTPFKPTYFPSKAQHKPQVPEKQFQCTLCEKSFTTNTFLDVHLRTHTGELSYPCNACDRSFISRANLSRHQISHRGDRPYKCPVCEKSFVICSKLKIHLRNHTGERPYQCTECEKTFTSHTYLTLHQKTHAQERSYQCNQCQKSFLNNSRLIVHQRTHTGERPYKCSECDKRFSDNKSLKLHHRSHTGERPYRCKLCGKGFSSCSNLVRHQKTHARLRPYICTECGKCYNKRIELNQHMQTHVAERQHHNIWYKEQYQDGMAFAKHKMIHSSENSPIIEVIVV, encoded by the exons ATGGAAGGATATATTTCATCACAG GTCTCCGTGACGTTCAGTGACGTGGCTGCCTATTTTTCAGAGAAGGAATGGAGACTACTGGGAGACTGGCAGAAGGAACTGTACAGGAGAGTGATGAGGGAGATCCATACGGCTCTAATCTCCCTCG GGTACACAATCCTCAACAGTGACACTCTATTACGGGTTAAAGAAGAGGACCAGGAGCAGCGCAACGTGGAGCACAAAGATTCTGCTAAAACAGGCATGTCCACAG GCTGCCGAGTTACTCCTGATATTTTATGTAGAGTTCGGCATCTTCCAGACAGTCCCTTCATGAGCCAGCACATCTATAGGGAAAGTGCCTCTGTTACCAAGACTATCACAT gtGCCTTGCCAAGTGAAACGGCTCCAAAGAACCAAGGTCATCAGACGTTAGTTGATAGCCTCAACACCAGGCACATGCTACTCAAAAAGATCAAAGAGTATAGCTCCCAAGGGTCCGAAAAGGGGTCATTTTTGGAAAATCAAAACAGGGCACAAAAGGTGGAGCCTCGTCGCATTGGACTCAAACCAGCTATTTCCACTCCATTCAAACCAACCTACTTTCCCTCCAAAGCACAACATAAACCTCAAGTTCCGGAAAAGCAGTTTCAGTGCACCTTGTGCGAAAAAAGTTTTactacaaatacattcctggacgtACACTTACGAACACACACTGGTGAGCTGTCATACCCATGCAATGCATGTGACCGGAGCTTCATCAGCCGTGCCAATCTTAGCCGCCATCAAATATCACACAGAGGAGACCGCCCCTATAAGTGCCCAGTTTGTGAGAAGAGCTTTGTCATCTGCTCGAAATTGAAAATACACTTGAGGAACCACACAGGGGAGAGACCTTACCAGTGTACTGAATGTGAAAAAACCTTCACATCACACACCTATCTCACCCTTCACCAAAAAACCCATGCTCAGGAGCGATCATACCAATGTAACCAGTGCCAGAAGAGCTTTCTCAATAATTCGAGATTAATAGTGCACCAGAGAACGCACACTGGGGAAAGGCCCTATAAGTGCTCAGAGTGTGATAAGCGATTCAGTGACAACAAAAGTCTTAAACTCCACCATAGAAGTCACACAGGTGAGAGGCCTTATCGATGCAAGCTGTGTGGGAAGGGCTTTAGCAGCTGCTCAAACCTTGTCAGACACCAGAAAACACATGCGCGCCTCAGACCCTACATATGCACAGAGTGCGGGAAATGCTACAATAAGCGTATTGAACTTAaccaacacatgcagacacacgtgGCTGAGCGACAACACCACAACATTTGGTACAAAGagcaataccaggatggcatggcCTTTGCTAAGCATAAAATGATTCATAGTTCGGAAAACAGCCCAATCATAGAAGTGATTGTGGTTTAA